DNA sequence from the Amycolatopsis sp. Hca4 genome:
GCCGCCGCGCAGGTCGAACCGCTGCTGGACGCCGGGGTCGGCAAGCAGCCGGACATGGTGCGTGCCATGCTCAAGCTGATGGCCACGGAACTGTCCGGGCCGCGCTGGCGCTCGGCCACGACGGCCCGCAACCTCGCCGAAGCACTCCTGGACGCCCACGCCTCGGCGCGGCCGTGACGCCAGATCGGACCCGGACGGAGGCGCCCGTGGTGGCACCGCACGATGTCTCCTGCCCGCGAACCCCGTGCGAGGAGGCCGGGCCGGGTGACGGCGGCACCCGGCGGGACGTCGTCGTGGTCGCCGACCGCTTCGCGCAGTTCGCCCGCGACGACCGGGTGTTCACCCTGTCGGACCTGCTGGCCCTGCTCGACTCCGGCGGGCTCGCCGCGCCGGGCGGGCCCTGGGTCGTCCACTACGGCCAGGGCATCGACGTCACCGACGGCGACCTGCTCGAAGCCGCCTGCGAGAAGACCGAAGGTGTCATGCGGCTGGCGGATCCGGACGCCTTCCGGCTGCCGCCCGAACCGCCCGGCGTCGTCCACAAGAGCCGTCCGGAGAACGTCCTGCTCGCCGCGGTGCACAGCCCCACGCCCACGCACTGCCGGGCCGAGCTGCGGATCCACCGCGACAACGAGCTCGTCCTCGACCACCACACCGGCGAACACGTGCAGGGCATCGTGATCATCGAGGCGATGCGCCAGATCTGCATCGCGCAGTTCGAGACCGCGATCCGCCCCGGCCTCGCCCCGGCCGCGTACGCCGGGGTGTGGAAGCGGATCGATCTGTCCTTCCAGGACTTCCTGTTCCCGCTGCCGGCCACCGTCGAGTCGCTGATCGTCGAATCCGGACTCGAGCGGGAGACCAACCTCAAGTTCCGCGCCACGACGTCGGTGCGCCAGCAGGGCCGCACCGTCGCCACCGCCGGCATCGAGTACTCGATGATCGCGCAGGGGCGCATCGACACCCTCGAACGCCGCAAGGCCGACCAGGCCACCGCGGGCTACCTCGGCTGAAGTCCACACCGGAAGGGAAACCACCTCACGATGTCCGACCTGCAGCAGCAGGACCGCGCCGCGTCCTTCGCACAGGGCCTGAAACTCATCCAGCAGCTCGGCGGGGCCGACCGGCCCGCCGTGCTGGACCTGTTCGAGAGCATCGGGGAGGCCGAGTTCGGCGAGCAGTGCGTCGGCTTCATCTACGGCGACGTCTACCACCGGCCCGGCCTGCCGCTGCCGGAGCGCCAGCTGGCCACCGTCGCCGCGCTCACCGCACTGGGCTACGCGGGGTCGCAGCTGCAGTTCCACGCCAAGGCCGCGCTCAACGTCGGCTGCACCCGCCGCCAGCTGGTCGAGGCGGTGATCCACGTCAGCTCGTTCGCCGGGTTCCCGGCCACGCTCAACGCGCTGACGGCGCTCAAGGCGGCCTTCGACGGCCTGCCCGCCGAGGAACCCGCACCGTCCGAAGAGGCCGGTGAACTGCCGTGGGCGGGCATCGAAGACCGCTACGAGCGCGGTTTGGCCGCGATGAAGGCCGTCGACGGCGAAGCGGGGGAGAAGGTCGCCGAAGGCCTGCGGGACATCGCGCCCGACCTGGCGACCTACATCGTCGAGTTCACCTTCGGCGAGATCTACTCCCGGCCGCACCTGAGCCTGCGCCACCGCGAGATCGTCACGATCGCCGCGTGCGTCGCGCTGGGCACCGCGCTGCCGCAGCTGAAGGTGCACATCCACGGCCTGCTCAACGTCGGCGGCACCGAGCGCGAAGTCGTGGAAACCGTGCTGCACCTGGCCTTCTACTGCGGCTTCCCGGCCGCGCTCAACGCCATCGCGGCCGCGCGGGAAGTGTTCGCGCAGCGGTGAGCGCGTTCCGGAAGCTGCGCGTGGTCGCGCTCGACTGCGACGGCGTGCTCATCGACGACACCTACCTGGCGATGATCGCCCGGTTCGTCACCGCCCACGGCGGGGTGTACGACGCCGCGGCGGAGCGGGACGTGATCGGGCTGCGCGACATCGTCGTGGCCGAGAAGATCACCCGGCTCTGCGGGCTGGACCAGCCGGCCGAGGAGACGCTGAAGCAGCTGTGGGCCGCGCGGCAGGAGTACCTGGCCGAGCACCCGATCCGGGTGGCCGCAGGGGTCCGGGACTGCCTGGAGGCGCTGGCGAAGCTGCCGGTGCGGCTGGTCTGCTACGGCGGCCGGACGCGGGAGCACACCTTCGACCACCACCTCGGCGACCTGGTGGACCTCTTCGACGCCGAAGTGCCGTACGTGAGCATCAACGAGCACCGGCCGGGTGTGGCGCACATCGCGCGGACCGTGTTCGGCGTCGCCTTCGACGAGATCGTGTTCGTCGACGACGTCAGCCGGGTCGCCGAGGACGCTCGCGCGCACGGTGCCGGGTTCGTCGGCTTCCCGTCGAGCCCCGCCCACGCGCGGCAACGGGAGTTCATGGCGGCGGCCGGGGTCCGGCACTTCGCCGCGTCGCCCGGCGAACTGACCCCGGAACTGCTGGCGATCGTCGACGGGGAGCTCGCGACTTCGACACACTGGCCTCGTCGATGAGTCTTCCCGACCCCTTGGAGCCGCTGTGAAGTTCTTCTCCCTGCCGCGTCCCGGCGCCGGGCTCGTCCTGGGCGAGCGCGACGTACCCGAACCCGGTCCGGGGCAGGTCCTGGTCCGGATGCGCGGGTGGGCGGTCAACGCTCGTGACCTGATGATCCTCAAGGGCTTCTACCCGAAGCCGGTGAAGCCGGACGTGATCCCGCTGTCCGACGGCGCCGGCGAGGTGGTCGCGGTGGGACCCGGCGTGCCGGAGTGGGCCGCGGGGGACCGGGTGGCGGCGACCTACTTCCCGGACTGGCTGTCCGGTCCGGGCACGCCGGAGAAGACCGCGGACGACCTGGGCGGCACGCTCGACGGCGTGCTCGCCGAGTACGCCGTTTTCCCGGCTGACGGCCTGGTCGCGGTGCCGGGGCACCTCGACTACGCCGAAGCCGCCACGCTGCCCAGCGCGGGTGTGACGGCGTGGCGGGCGGTCGTCGAGGAGGGCCGGCTGGTCCCGGGCCAGACGGTGCTCACCCTCGGCAGCGGCGGCCTGTCCACGTTCGCGCTGCAGTTCGCCGCGCTCGGCGGCGCCCACGTCGTCTCGACCTCCAGCTCCGACGAGAAGCTCGAGCGGCTGCGCGCGCTCGGCGCCGCCGAGACGCTCAACCACGCGACCACCCCGGAGTGGGGCCCGGCGGTGGCCGCCCGGACCGGCGGCGGCGTCGACCACGTCGTCGACGTGGGCGGCGGCGGCACGATCGGCCAGTCGATGCTCGCCGCGCGCTACGGCGGCCACGTGAGCGTCACCGGCGTCCTGACCCACGAGGGCGGCGCCGACCCGATCCTGGTGCTGGTCAAGCAGCTGACCCTGCGCGGGCTCACCAACGCCTCCCGCGAGACGTTCCAGTCGATGAACCGGGCGATCGAGCGGACCGGCCTGAAGCCGGTGATCGACCGCCGGTTCGCCTTCGACGAGGTGGCCGAGGCGCTCAAGCACCTGGAGTCGGGCACCCACGTGGGGAAGGTCGTGCTGGAGAGCGCCTGAGCCGCCGCTGCCCGCCGGGTAAGTTTTGCCGTCCCGGGTGGGTATTTTCGGCACCTCCGGAGGGTGTTTCCGCAGCTCAGCGGGGTGGTGGCCGGGCGAAAAAGTCCCCTTTGGGCAGGAATGGCGGTCGCCATCGGCAACGGGGAGAGTGGAGTGCACCGGGGACGTCGCCCGAGCAGGCTGCGGCTGCTCGGGCGGTTGCCCCCGGACTGGGGGCGCGGGGAGGGGGTTTCAACCGCCTGGGGGTGGGTTGAAACCCCCTTCGCCCGCGCGTTGGACGCGTCCGGGGTGCCACCACCTGCCCGGTGGCACCCCGGGTCGCATCACGAGGTCGTGCAGGGCCGCCCGTTGAGCGAGATCGCCGCCGGCCGGGAGTTCACCATCCCCGAACTCCCGGTGAAGCCGAACTCGGCGCTCCCGCCGGCGGGAATGGTCTTGTTCCAGCCCGCGTCCAGCGCGGTCACCGCCGCGCCGGTCTGGGTGACCTGCGCGTTCCACGCCTGCGTCACCTTCTGGCCGTCGGCGAACGTCCACGTCACCGTCCACCCGGTCACCGCCGCCGTGCCCGTGTTGCCCACCTTCACCGACGCCTGGAAGCCGCCCTGCCACTGGTTGGTGACCGTGTAGGCCGCCGTGCACGAGCCCGACGGCACCGGTGTCGTGGTCGTCGTCGGAGTCGTGGTGGTCGGAGTCGTGGTGGTCGTGGTCGGCGGTGGCTGGGTGCCCCCGGACTCGCCCACGATCACGCCGCGGCCGTTCGTGCCCACGTAGACCCGGCCGTACACCCGCGGGTCTCCGGTCAGCGCCGCTCCGATGTTGCCGTATTGGTGCTGGTCGTCGTTGATCCGCGTCCACGAGCCGCCCGCGTCGTCCGACCGGAAGATCCCGCGCACCCCGCCGATCTTCGCGATCGTGTATAACGTCGCATACGTCCGGCCCGGAGCGGCCTTGCCGAACCCGATGTTGTCGGCTTCGGCGACGTTCGCCAGTTTCGTGAAGGACGCGCCGGAGTCGGTCGAGTGCCACAGGCCGTACGCCGAGCCGGTGCCGCCGGCCAGCCAGACGTCCCCGGCCACGCCCGGCATCGCCTTGAAGTGTGCGGAGCCGGACGGCAGCCCGGTCGCCGCGGTCGCGGTGAACTGCGCGCCGCCGTCGGTGCTGACGTAGAACCGGCCCGCCGCGAACCCGTAGAACCGCTTCGGGTCGACCCGGTCGGACTCGACCACCGCGCCCGCCGGGATGCCGGCGGACGTCGTCCACGACGAGCCGAAGCCGGCCGAGTAGCTGACGTTCGCGCCGTCCGGGCTCCAGACGAACCGGCTGCCGTCGGCGGCCGCGGCCACCGTGCCGCCACTGGCGTTGCCGCCCGGCTCGGCGCCCTGGAACCAGTTCTTGCCGCCGTCG
Encoded proteins:
- a CDS encoding carboxymuconolactone decarboxylase family protein, which produces MSDLQQQDRAASFAQGLKLIQQLGGADRPAVLDLFESIGEAEFGEQCVGFIYGDVYHRPGLPLPERQLATVAALTALGYAGSQLQFHAKAALNVGCTRRQLVEAVIHVSSFAGFPATLNALTALKAAFDGLPAEEPAPSEEAGELPWAGIEDRYERGLAAMKAVDGEAGEKVAEGLRDIAPDLATYIVEFTFGEIYSRPHLSLRHREIVTIAACVALGTALPQLKVHIHGLLNVGGTEREVVETVLHLAFYCGFPAALNAIAAAREVFAQR
- a CDS encoding AfsA-related hotdog domain-containing protein; translation: MVAPHDVSCPRTPCEEAGPGDGGTRRDVVVVADRFAQFARDDRVFTLSDLLALLDSGGLAAPGGPWVVHYGQGIDVTDGDLLEAACEKTEGVMRLADPDAFRLPPEPPGVVHKSRPENVLLAAVHSPTPTHCRAELRIHRDNELVLDHHTGEHVQGIVIIEAMRQICIAQFETAIRPGLAPAAYAGVWKRIDLSFQDFLFPLPATVESLIVESGLERETNLKFRATTSVRQQGRTVATAGIEYSMIAQGRIDTLERRKADQATAGYLG
- a CDS encoding HAD family hydrolase; this translates as MSAFRKLRVVALDCDGVLIDDTYLAMIARFVTAHGGVYDAAAERDVIGLRDIVVAEKITRLCGLDQPAEETLKQLWAARQEYLAEHPIRVAAGVRDCLEALAKLPVRLVCYGGRTREHTFDHHLGDLVDLFDAEVPYVSINEHRPGVAHIARTVFGVAFDEIVFVDDVSRVAEDARAHGAGFVGFPSSPAHARQREFMAAAGVRHFAASPGELTPELLAIVDGELATSTHWPRR
- a CDS encoding NAD(P)-dependent alcohol dehydrogenase, with the protein product MKFFSLPRPGAGLVLGERDVPEPGPGQVLVRMRGWAVNARDLMILKGFYPKPVKPDVIPLSDGAGEVVAVGPGVPEWAAGDRVAATYFPDWLSGPGTPEKTADDLGGTLDGVLAEYAVFPADGLVAVPGHLDYAEAATLPSAGVTAWRAVVEEGRLVPGQTVLTLGSGGLSTFALQFAALGGAHVVSTSSSDEKLERLRALGAAETLNHATTPEWGPAVAARTGGGVDHVVDVGGGGTIGQSMLAARYGGHVSVTGVLTHEGGADPILVLVKQLTLRGLTNASRETFQSMNRAIERTGLKPVIDRRFAFDEVAEALKHLESGTHVGKVVLESA